Proteins encoded within one genomic window of Deltaproteobacteria bacterium:
- a CDS encoding carbonate dehydratase, giving the protein METLITGHWHHLPADEVVDLLESDPAKGLGMFTIENRLEEFGPNVITVKGEKGGLLRFLLQFHQPLIYILIAAGIITAGLQEWVDSGVIFGVVLVNAITGFVQESKAVSALKALALTVTTEATVLRDGKRLRIPAAELVPGDIVLLQAGDKVPADMRLIHSRDLQIDESALTGESVPVEKAPDTLDHDTVLADRRNMAYSSTLVTYGQGSGVVVATGDRTEVGRISQLISDVQELETPLTRKIARFSHVMIYVISALAAVTIAAGIIRGQSIFDMFMAAVALGVGAIPEGLPAAVTITLAIGVSRMASRRAIIRNLPAVETLGSTTVICTDKTGTLTENQMTVREIFAGGQRFEVTGSGYESSGRILRQGIPVDAAKLSALAECLQAGVLCNDSLLVNKEGSWQIQGDPTEGALIVAANKGGLFRNMVQEKFPRIDAIPFESLYQYMATMHDAGSDNPRIVYIKGAVETILDRCDSCIDERGNSTILDPARILKNVDEMASKGLRVLAFARTELPAETGILRHSDVDSGLTFLGLQGMIDPPRPEAVAAIKVCLTAGIHVKMITGDHALTAATIAKQMDLSGARDPDTGALAVITGQELEKIPDRELVNVAERTAVFARATPEQKLRLVEALQRRGHVVAMTGDGVNDAPALKRADIGVAMGVTGTDVAKEAADMVLTDDNFSSIEAAVEEGRGVFDNLIKFIAWTLPTNLGEGLVIMAAILVGVTLPILPVQILWINMTTAGFLGLMLAFEPKEPGIMMRPPRDPKTPILTGVLIGRILLVGLLLLVASFTLFQLELAAGASVAQARTVAVNVFVIIELFYLFNCRSLEKTIFELGLLSNPWVLGGVTAMFVLQMFYTYIPVMNRLFHSAPVSLDAWVRTVAAGIITYFIVEAEKWFRQRRTTIGK; this is encoded by the coding sequence ATGGAGACTTTGATTACCGGACACTGGCACCATCTGCCTGCTGACGAGGTGGTTGATCTGCTGGAGAGTGATCCCGCAAAAGGCCTGGGCATGTTCACGATAGAAAATCGCCTGGAAGAATTCGGCCCCAATGTGATCACTGTTAAAGGAGAAAAAGGGGGGCTGCTGCGCTTTCTCCTCCAGTTCCACCAGCCACTTATCTATATTTTGATCGCAGCCGGTATTATCACGGCCGGCCTTCAAGAGTGGGTAGATTCCGGCGTTATTTTCGGAGTTGTGCTTGTTAATGCCATCACCGGGTTCGTCCAGGAATCAAAGGCTGTCAGTGCCCTGAAGGCCTTGGCCCTGACAGTGACAACCGAGGCCACTGTGCTGCGGGATGGGAAGAGGCTGCGTATTCCTGCAGCAGAACTGGTTCCGGGTGATATCGTCTTGCTGCAGGCAGGTGACAAGGTGCCTGCAGATATGCGCCTGATCCATTCACGCGATTTACAGATAGATGAATCCGCGCTCACCGGCGAATCCGTTCCTGTTGAAAAGGCACCGGACACCCTTGATCATGATACGGTCCTTGCAGATCGTCGGAACATGGCCTATTCCTCGACCCTGGTTACTTACGGACAGGGAAGTGGCGTCGTTGTCGCCACCGGCGACCGCACGGAAGTCGGCCGCATTTCTCAACTCATTTCAGACGTGCAGGAACTGGAAACACCGCTCACTCGAAAGATTGCCCGCTTCAGCCATGTCATGATCTATGTGATCTCGGCCCTTGCGGCTGTCACCATAGCGGCAGGCATTATCCGCGGGCAATCCATCTTCGACATGTTTATGGCCGCCGTAGCCCTGGGTGTAGGTGCCATCCCGGAAGGCCTCCCGGCCGCTGTGACCATAACGCTGGCCATTGGCGTTTCCCGGATGGCGAGTCGCCGGGCTATCATTCGAAATCTTCCGGCAGTTGAGACCCTTGGCAGCACCACGGTCATTTGCACGGATAAGACCGGAACGCTTACCGAAAACCAGATGACTGTCCGGGAGATCTTTGCCGGCGGTCAGCGATTTGAGGTAACCGGTTCGGGATATGAATCTTCAGGGAGGATTCTCAGACAGGGAATCCCGGTGGATGCCGCTAAATTATCAGCGCTGGCGGAGTGCCTGCAGGCTGGCGTACTGTGCAATGACAGTCTGCTGGTGAACAAAGAGGGCTCCTGGCAGATACAGGGGGATCCCACTGAAGGGGCATTGATCGTCGCAGCGAACAAGGGGGGCCTGTTCAGAAACATGGTGCAGGAAAAATTTCCCCGCATAGACGCAATTCCTTTTGAATCCCTGTACCAGTATATGGCAACCATGCATGACGCCGGGAGTGACAACCCGAGGATCGTCTATATCAAGGGCGCGGTTGAGACCATCCTGGACAGATGCGATTCATGCATTGATGAAAGAGGGAATTCGACAATACTGGATCCGGCCCGGATTCTCAAAAATGTGGATGAAATGGCCTCCAAGGGATTACGGGTGCTCGCCTTTGCCAGGACGGAACTGCCGGCGGAGACGGGCATTTTAAGGCATTCAGATGTGGATTCCGGGCTGACCTTCCTCGGTCTTCAGGGCATGATCGATCCGCCGCGTCCTGAAGCGGTTGCGGCAATCAAGGTCTGCCTGACAGCAGGCATTCATGTCAAGATGATTACAGGCGATCACGCCCTGACAGCGGCCACCATTGCGAAACAGATGGACCTGAGCGGTGCCCGTGACCCTGATACAGGTGCATTGGCTGTTATCACCGGACAGGAACTTGAGAAAATCCCTGACAGGGAACTCGTTAATGTGGCCGAGCGGACCGCAGTCTTTGCCAGGGCAACCCCGGAGCAGAAGCTCCGTCTGGTCGAGGCGCTGCAGCGCCGCGGACACGTTGTGGCCATGACCGGAGACGGTGTGAATGATGCCCCGGCCCTGAAAAGAGCGGATATCGGAGTAGCGATGGGTGTGACCGGCACCGATGTAGCCAAGGAGGCTGCCGATATGGTCCTGACAGACGACAACTTCAGCTCCATCGAGGCCGCGGTCGAGGAAGGAAGGGGCGTATTCGACAATTTGATAAAATTCATCGCCTGGACCCTGCCGACCAACCTGGGAGAGGGTCTGGTTATCATGGCCGCTATACTCGTCGGCGTCACCCTGCCCATCCTTCCGGTGCAGATTCTCTGGATCAACATGACTACAGCCGGCTTCCTGGGGCTCATGCTGGCTTTTGAACCCAAGGAGCCCGGCATCATGATGCGTCCGCCCCGTGACCCAAAGACGCCTATACTCACAGGGGTGCTGATCGGACGAATCCTCCTGGTGGGGCTGCTTCTGCTGGTCGCGTCATTCACCCTTTTCCAGTTGGAACTGGCGGCAGGGGCCAGTGTGGCCCAGGCACGCACGGTTGCAGTCAATGTCTTTGTCATTATAGAACTTTTTTATCTCTTCAACTGCCGTTCGTTGGAAAAAACGATCTTTGAACTCGGGTTGCTTTCAAACCCTTGGGTCCTCGGCGGAGTCACTGCCATGTTTGTTCTGCAGATGTTCTATACTTATATTCCGGTCATGAACCGGTTATTCCACAGCGCGCCTGTAAGTCTTGACGCCTGGGTACGGACGGTTGCGGCCGGAATAATCACTTATTTCATTGTGGAGGCCGAGAAATGGTTCCGGCAGAGAAGGACAACCATCGGCAAATAA